The following are from one region of the Moritella sp. 24 genome:
- a CDS encoding permease has product MSLLLFLSIATLFLGPYLCKFVGSKSDRFAFFDSFIFVSIGGLVLFHILPELLESGGIAVLGLMLVGLFGPGMVEKVFHKVAKQTHSVTLILGVLGLVLHAITDGGALAIEDDQTAYLLAIGVVLHRFPVGLTVWWLLRPHYGRALPLAVLTAMSLATVAGTWLGGELIAHDSGSWLIWFQALVMGSILHVVFHQPYKQEHGKETQRDKFAAGTGSLIGAICLLAVLLPHWLGYAPHNHGPEETAVVSQVVPQVVTSTELTNDHEEHEEHAGHAGHAGHAGHAGHAGHAGHDDNTGHDDHAGHADHAGHDDHVGHDGHAGHDNHAGHDDHVGHDDHVGHDDHAGHDDHVEHDDHAGHDDHAGHDDHAGHDDHAGHDDHAGHDDHAGHDDHVGHDDHAGHDDHAGHDDHAGNDDHAGHAHGSETAETLLRFVSLSLHAAPALLFAYILTWLINIVKPAFNMVGQLRSSGPVAGALKGTLIGLPLPICIPDASGMYKQLIKAGCGSALAVSFLVASPVIGFDALLISLPLLGAEWVGIRLVMAVILAVTLGLLIGLLFKKHDLNSDTSVTTEALEQSTSRLKRAFEHGFSHLIDHTAPWVLFGLIAAATFTPTIGWEFLQQEPWLQVVLAILIALPFHFCATGITPILAIMLIAGVSPGAVVAFSLVGPTLNLDLYRFIKDNQGKHIAMAVVMAIVTVALLLGLGIMYWVPELPKPWLTVAPHWQDDWWRYLSLIVVTVLFSISILRRGARSFMLELLPHSFRNAKPHHHHH; this is encoded by the coding sequence ATGTCCTTACTTTTATTTTTGAGCATTGCGACTCTCTTCCTTGGCCCTTATTTATGTAAATTTGTTGGCTCTAAATCCGATCGTTTTGCTTTCTTCGATAGCTTCATTTTTGTTTCCATCGGTGGTTTGGTGCTATTCCATATCCTGCCTGAATTATTGGAAAGTGGTGGTATTGCCGTTTTAGGACTGATGCTTGTGGGCTTATTTGGCCCAGGTATGGTGGAAAAAGTATTTCATAAAGTCGCTAAACAAACCCATTCTGTTACCTTAATATTAGGTGTTTTAGGTCTTGTTTTACACGCGATCACTGATGGTGGCGCACTGGCAATTGAAGATGATCAAACCGCTTACCTGTTAGCGATAGGCGTTGTGTTACACCGTTTTCCTGTTGGCTTAACTGTATGGTGGTTATTACGTCCACATTATGGCCGAGCGTTACCGTTAGCAGTGTTAACTGCGATGTCGCTTGCAACCGTGGCTGGTACTTGGCTCGGTGGCGAATTAATTGCCCATGATAGCGGAAGCTGGTTAATTTGGTTCCAAGCGTTAGTGATGGGCTCTATTTTACATGTGGTCTTTCACCAACCGTATAAACAAGAACATGGTAAAGAAACGCAACGTGATAAATTTGCAGCAGGAACTGGTAGCCTAATTGGTGCTATCTGTTTGCTTGCTGTATTACTACCGCATTGGTTGGGCTATGCACCGCATAATCACGGTCCGGAAGAAACGGCTGTTGTATCGCAAGTTGTACCGCAAGTTGTGACTTCAACTGAACTGACAAATGATCACGAAGAACATGAAGAACATGCAGGACATGCAGGACATGCAGGACATGCAGGACATGCAGGACATGCAGGACATGCAGGACATGACGACAACACTGGACATGACGACCACGCCGGACACGCTGACCATGCAGGGCACGATGACCATGTAGGACATGATGGCCACGCGGGACATGACAACCATGCAGGGCACGATGACCATGTAGGACACGATGACCATGTAGGGCACGATGACCATGCAGGGCACGATGACCATGTAGAACATGATGACCACGCAGGACATGACGACCATGCAGGACATGATGACCATGCAGGGCACGATGACCACGCAGGACATGACGACCATGCAGGACATGATGACCATGCAGGGCACGATGACCATGTAGGACATGATGACCATGCAGGGCACGATGACCATGCAGGACATGATGACCATGCCGGAAATGATGATCATGCTGGACACGCTCATGGAAGTGAAACGGCAGAAACATTATTACGATTTGTGAGTTTATCTTTGCATGCTGCTCCTGCATTGTTATTCGCCTATATTTTAACTTGGCTCATTAACATTGTTAAACCAGCATTCAACATGGTTGGACAGTTACGCAGTTCTGGCCCGGTTGCTGGTGCACTAAAAGGTACACTGATTGGTTTACCATTACCTATTTGTATTCCTGATGCGTCGGGGATGTATAAGCAATTAATCAAAGCTGGCTGTGGGTCTGCGTTGGCGGTGTCATTTTTAGTTGCATCACCTGTTATCGGTTTTGATGCGCTACTTATTTCATTGCCGTTATTGGGTGCTGAATGGGTTGGTATACGTCTAGTGATGGCTGTTATATTAGCGGTGACATTAGGATTACTTATTGGCTTATTGTTTAAAAAGCATGATTTGAATAGCGATACGAGTGTGACAACTGAGGCATTAGAGCAATCTACATCGCGCCTTAAACGTGCATTTGAACATGGCTTTTCACATCTAATCGATCATACAGCACCTTGGGTATTGTTTGGTTTGATTGCGGCTGCGACATTTACACCGACAATTGGTTGGGAGTTCTTACAGCAAGAACCTTGGTTGCAGGTCGTGCTCGCAATTTTGATTGCCTTGCCGTTCCATTTCTGTGCAACTGGTATCACCCCTATATTAGCTATTATGCTGATAGCTGGTGTATCTCCAGGTGCCGTTGTTGCGTTTAGTTTGGTTGGACCAACGCTTAACTTAGACTTGTATCGTTTTATTAAAGACAATCAAGGTAAGCATATTGCAATGGCTGTAGTGATGGCGATTGTCACGGTGGCGCTACTTCTAGGTCTTGGTATTATGTATTGGGTACCTGAATTACCGAAGCCTTGGTTAACAGTAGCACCGCATTGGCAAGATGATTGGTGGCGTTACTTGAGCTTGATTGTGGTCACCGTATTATTCTCGATAAGTATTTTACGTCGTGGCGCTCGTAGTTTCATGTTGGAGTTATTACCGCATAGCTTTAGAAATGCGAAACCACATCATCATCACCATTAA